The following are from one region of the Plodia interpunctella isolate USDA-ARS_2022_Savannah chromosome 25, ilPloInte3.2, whole genome shotgun sequence genome:
- the LOC128680974 gene encoding alpha-N-acetylgalactosaminidase-like: MLPLRGVCLLVFSILFPAKVTLLENGLARTPPMGWMSWGYYMCGDDCGRNPLKCLDEKLILSVVDSFFDEGYQEVGFEYIIIDDCWSEKSRDMYGRLVPNKERFPRGMKFIADYIHARGLKFGMYTNIADVTCMLYPGSKNFFDIDAKSFAEWGVDYLKVDGCFVQESYLDTAYIDLGRALNSTKRQMVYSCSWPYYLQYIHNRRPNYSPIAKHCNMWRNFHDVALDWKYVIAIIHNYIDEYPKINEYHGPGHWNDPDMLILGTRTLTPGQSRVQLAVYAMMSAPLLLSCDMKMITPEEKQLLQNTELIAIGQDPLGIMATPYRLSGVRIIYVKKHLPMKGDYYHSFSVAMVNLDQKPSKFTFTLADHGISAPDGYTVMNVFTKVYEKNVTSSDEFEIEVPPEDVTLYSLFPL, translated from the exons ATGCTACCTCTACGTGGCGTATGTTTGTTGGTATTTTCGATATTATTCCCGGCAAAAGTGACTCTTCTTGAGAATGGATTGGCCAGGACACCGCCAATGGGCTGGATGTCATGGGGATACTATATGTGTGGTGACGACTGTGGAAGAAATCCACTTAAATGTTTAga tgaaAAATTAATACTCTCTGTGGTAGATTCATTCTTTGATGAAGGCTATCAAGAAGTTGGATTTGAGTACATCATTATAGATGACTGTTGGTCAGAGAAGAGTAGAGATATGTATGGGAGACTGGTGCCCAATAAAGAGAGGTTCCCTCGAGGAATGAAGTTTATTGCcgattat ATTCACGCAAGAGGTCTAAAGTTCGGTATGTATACGAACATTGCTGACGTCACGTGCATGTTGTACCCTGGCTCTAAAAACTTCTTTGATATCGACGCGAAGTCCTTTGCGGAGTGGGGCGTAGACTACCTCAAAGTCGACGGTTGTTTTGTGCAAGAGTCGTATTTAGATAcag CTTACATTGACCTTGGACGGGCGTTGAATTCGACCAAACGACAAATGGTATACTCTTGTAGTTGGCCGTATTACTTGCAGTATATTCATAACAGAAGA CCAAACTACAGCCCTATAGCCAAACACTGCAATATGTGGCGAAATTTTCACGACGTTGCTCTCGATTGGAAGTACGTCATAGCTATTATACACAATTATATTGACGAATATCCTAAAATTAACGAGTACCACGGGCCGGGACACTGGAACGATCCTGATATG ctGATACTAGGCACAAGGACGCTAACTCCAGGCCAAAGCAGAGTGCAGCTGGCTGTGTACGCAATGATGTCTGCGCCTCTCCTACTGAGCTGTGATATGAAGATGATAACTCCAGAAGAGAAGCAGTTGTTACAGAATACGGAATTGATAGCCATTGGCCAAGATCCATTGGGAATCATGGCCACTCCGTATAGA TTGTCAGGCGTGAGGATAATCTACGTGAAGAAGCATCTACCAATGAAAGGAGACTATTACCATTCCTTCTCTGTCGCGATGGTGAATCTAGATCAGAAACCGTCGAAATTCACTTTCACACTCGCCGACCACGGTATATCGGCCCCTGATGGATATACTGTTATG aATGTGTTCACAAAGGTGTATGAGAAAAATGTCACGTCTTCCGacgaatttgaaattgaagtGCCACCGGaag ATGTAACGTTATACTCCCTGTTCCCGttataa